Sequence from the Helianthus annuus cultivar XRQ/B chromosome 13, HanXRQr2.0-SUNRISE, whole genome shotgun sequence genome:
cctcacaaaaccaggtatccgtatgacttaattagctattaactgttgcctaattactgtgcttaaccgagatttctgataaactgctacttgattgttgatacatgtacatgtctgcatcatactttgatttttcctgtcactacattaattatttactgaactctagtgacaaacttgatgcacaaaaagcacagtagcactaaacggatacacagtgaacatgctgatatagccagcatcaggcagacactgcctctaagggcctgaatgagccagaattattttactacacccatagtgtgtgtaaggatacaagggttgtatgattacgtctctagggataagatatagagatttggatgtgcctaaaacatactttaagcacggaacacagcacttttatttacacactagcttctagctaattaataaagtgccaaaatacaaggaattattcccgacactttgctgaataaattgtgtcgctaaaaatattacttacgacgcttaaaggatatcttaagcactttaacggattcctatccaaccgaacaaccggacaatacccggaacataaaaatattgtcagaattattgttagtatttttctgagccagttagggtccccgattaccctaacacccgctttacaacgcattaaacaactaacgaggttagaccTTTAAGTAACCGACTTAACATAACTAAACTGTAACTGGACAATCGAAAACAAACCGGATACCATTACCATCTAATGGAATCGGCCAAATGGTGGGACCAAGGGAGTACGtcctttattatattttattagatTATGCGGATATCTAGAACGAGAAACCGATGGACGATAACTAAACTTTTTCTAtttaaactctctctctctcacaataacacacacacactcaaGATCACTCTCTCCCTCCCCCTTGCTCCCTCACGGCCGAgaacccccaccaccacccatccgtttttcggttcaagtctctACATTCCAAGTGCATACAAGTCTTGAGGATCGCGTACGACGAAGCTCGAAACAAacagaagttgaaggacctcgagcatttgcttttatccacgccgttttcgactagtttcttccctagcctcgagctagaggtatattgtttaaaactcgtttttagtcGTGTCTAacgtggttaaaaggatttttatcggttaaatgtcggtaacccgcttcatgaatctttaaagtctactaaaaagtgaaaatcgttggataaaagaacataacgcgtgtaaatgtcgtagtatttgaatatgttggtttttatgacccgatctatgatgtggtggctctcatcatcgtttaacccgactttgttaggatcacgtatcttgacatacacttgtttcttttgtacaagggttaaaaggtgaaactccaccacacgggaaacatgaacttgtgtaaaagtgttttaacatgaaaaatagtatttaaaacgagccgatctacgtatgtacaagtggtatattcgtaggaccgggagttgagaaaatcatgttttataaaagttgtataacaGGTTAACAGATGTGATTTTTAtagtctacaagtgtataaacacttgtgaaatgaaagatctgacaaaataacaatttttataaaaattgtcggaagttgtaaagagtgatttgttccaaaacggggtttttgcaagactaaactattttatacctagatccactaaatataatgagatctacataatagttttagaaaaactacaagttcatgtaatattgtgattttacatactagtctacgagtttaatgtgttgaaactagtttgaagtatcggaaaatgatttggttgatttgaagaattgttggaatgattttgtaaaagaaaatgatacgcttgaaagcgtggccacctccagttacaggggaaactctggcgaaattttctaaaaatataacacttggaattatttacaagtgttagactactttgatatgttttcaaatatatttcgccacaactttatttataaataatcggaggtgggattttcacaaaactaaacgtgataaatatatattcggtaaacatattttgtcacaacactgtttatgattattttgtgaaaatgtataaatattatttttagagtaaaaataatatttactaacttgtcaaacccaaaataataccaacgcttatacgacaagcataaaagttacaacggtaatttctattaccacctaatcattaaaacgtaacttacgcattacgcggaaatattcaccgacacgtatgttgtcaacgtattattttggaaagtattatgtaaagagaaaatatattatttttgagaaaaataattatattttggaataagaaataaaaatatattaagtgggacttaatgagatagtataaatacacatgtatttaaatcccccatccttgggaaggaaagtaaaataccaagtatgtacacgaaacggttgtctaaccgtctcctaaaaatataagttataaagctaaggcacggccatccgtctaatagaattagcacctgtaggtcgttgcacagcttcggatattcggattacttggtagagatacgcattcactgtgagttcatgtcccccttttctctaactgttttcagtttacttaactgcgggggtgaaatacatgttactatgatttacgagtactttacaacggtatgtttaacgtaaggaggtgttatacgatcatgtgagtggataggaacaacatggggccattagtcctcatgtagggaccgagggacaggagcggtagatctatctgggtgtagcgagcccagcccccggccaaactagaaacggaccgtggggtgactttgtccacatactttgccgtggcataaatctgctaggtttgagtctccctatttgcacttcacatatgtcagtggccttgcaaaccattggtgatcacaagtcctcttacactgctacataccacaactatttttatactcacaaaggttttacatactcacttacgcatgaactcgctcaacattattgttgatttttcaactcacatgtatttcaggaaattaaacggatctggcacggtatggaacgttttccgctgcactggtcatgaagtcatcagggtttagggttgtgtctcttacctggacaagacacaatccctaaatcacgtttatgttttgttataagttgtaatgttactgaacaaggttatggttgcatgttaaaaacaatggtattgtatgatgttttcaaaaacttaatggatgacttgcatggtttttaaattcatatagctttgttatgattaagctatggtattaagaagtcacacaaattaaccacgcttccgcaaagccagggtgtgacaatatacGTTTTCAAGAActcggttctatagaaattttttgacatatacgttttcgacccctcgtTATTCAGATCAAGTTTCGTCACGGATACCAACCTCAGATAAAATCTCCTAACATGTAAAGTAAAAGGTAAAATCTGCTTCGGGTCTACCGATAGATAGTGAATAACACACTTCGTGTCGCTATCTAACAACTTAACAATGTCCTAATTTGCCTCGTCATTCCACCTACTTGTCTTACGTGTCATACCTGCATTCACTTATAAATACAACACCCTCCAAAACATCCACCACcaacaacaaaacaaaaataagatTACCAGCTTTCTTTCGTTGGAAGAAAAACATCATGGCACAAGCTCAAGAGAAGAGGTCAGAACTGGACGCTAAGGCCAAGCAAGGTGAAACCGTCGTCCCCGGTGGCACAGGAGGCAAAAGCCTTGAAGCTCAACAACACCTTGCTGAAGGTATCTCTTTATGTATACATGTGTGTTCTAACATCTCAAGTAAACCTTTTCAAGTCGTTTAACATCTCAAGTAAACATATTTTCAAGATATCCTCGTTTAGTGGACGTACAATATCCTGACGAGGTTTGGTTTACTAACCTTATCCTTAGAAGGTTTACTAAACGTATAATATTCTGACAAGGTTTACATAGGCTATTACAGTTCTTTGCCGCTTTTAGGGCAAAGCGGATAATATTCCAACACGTACAATATCCTAACAAGGTTTACTAAAAAGTATCCTCACAAGGTTTACTATAAACGTATAATATCTTGACAAAGTTTACTTGGGATATTACAGTTCTTCGCCGCTTTTAGGGCAGAGCAGAGCGGGATAATATCCCGACACTGAAAACTTTTACAGTTTTCTTTCCGCTTTCACGTAATTTCACGTAAAGCGGACAATACCCTGATATGGTTTACTTTcattttaataatactttatacGATGAAACTAGGAAGAAGCAAGGGTGGTCAGACTCGAAAAGAGCAGGTGGGGACCGAGGGGTACCAGGAGCTGGGCAGCAAGGGTGGTCAGACTCGAAAAGAGCAGCTGGGGACCGAGGGTTACAAGGAGATGGGCAGCAAAGGCGGGGAGGCGCGTAGGGAAGAGATGGGAAGTGAAGGGTATAAGGAGATGGGGCGTAAAGGTGGTCTGAGCACCACTGAGAAGTCGGGTCAAGAGCGTGTTGAGGAAGAAGGTATCGAGATCGACGAGTCCAAGTATCGAACCAAGACCTAATGGATGGATGGATCTCAAGTACGTAGTAGCAAGTGGTTTATGATCAACAGTTGTAAAGTAAATATATCTTAAGTTTCAGTTTCAAGTCTTAGGTTAGTTATGAAGTAGTGGTATCGTCTTTTGAAATGAATGTTGGTTAGTCGGTCTTTTGCCAGGTGTAGCTTTTTGTGGGGGCAATAGGCTGGCTGTATGTACATTTTGCGTATGAATATATGTTCTATAATCATAAGGCtttttattttgggaaaattaccAAAGTAGCCGTTTGACCAGCCCAATTTCGAAAATAGCCATTTGACCGGGCATAATGGACCCTCCCATCAGAGTGAACTCCCATTTTTATGCACCTTCAATCCAACCACACGCTAGTCGCCACGTGTCCCTTCAGCCTGAACCGGCTTTATGCCGCATCGCCTGTCAGCCGAGCCGCTTCCCCCCAAGCCAAGCCGCTTCGCAGAATGCCTGATTTATGCCGCTTTGAGGACTGCCTAGCCGAGCCGCTTCATGGTCAAGCCGAGCCGCTTTACCCCATTCCAAGCCGCTATAATCTGAATTTAAGCCGCTTTACCCCCAAGCCGCTATAACCTGTGCTCAAGCCGTTTCATCCAACATCCAATGGCCAAGCCGTTTCACCATGGTCAAGCCGTTTCATCCAATATCCAAGCCGCTAcacatgtttttttatttataatttcgtatgtatatatatacatctgtttttttttataaaaactaacctAGTTGGACTCAGTTAGTTGGACTCAGTTAGTGGTTTCTTAACtgaactaactgagttttctaactcagttagtggtttcttttataaaaactaacctagttggactaactaggttattttgaATGTATTAAAGGATCTACTAACTAGGTTAGGTTTAAACTAACCTTGTTAACCAAAAACTAATTTGTTAAaatattagtttatttaatttaataaaatattaaattattaaattaataattgATAAAAACCAAAGAGAAAAGAGATAAAAATGAATTCTATTCTTCACAATATTCAACCTAGTTATTAAATATATGGAGAGAAAgagtattttgatatttttttgattttttttgattttttttgatgttttttgatatttttttgatgtttttttatatattttgatattttttaaaaaatgctACTGAAGCGGCTCGGCTTGTACTTTACGCGGCATGGCTTGTACTTTAGGCGGCATGGCTTGTACTTGTGGGCAGGCGGCGAAGCGGCTTGGCTTGGAGGGGAAGCGGCTCGGCTGACAGGCGATGCGGCATAAAGCCGGTTCAGGCTGAAGGGACACGTGGCGGCTAGCGTGTGGTTGGATTGAAGGTGCATAAAAATGGGAGTTCactttgatgggagggtccattATGCCCGATCAAATGGCTATTTTCGAAATTGGGCTGGTCAAATGGCTACTGTGGTAATTTTCCCTTTTATTTTCTGAACGCAATAACAGAATATGTCCTTATGTTGAAGTGTTGTTGATGACCAACCTTCTGAGCCATCCTTATGGTACAGTAGCTACTACTAGTTGCTAGCTACTTACCCGAGATATGTAATAGGGTGTACCTATCTACACACCTATTTCACTATCTACACATCAaaaaaggtgttttttgtccTTACATGCACTCCCTGCAGTGTCGAACTGTGGCTAAAatgcggcgttttggtccggttaaccagacaaagactgacgggtctgttgacaggaccaaaacccCGAGCTTCGgtcgcgttttggtcctgtcaaccagacaaaagactgacacccggtctggttgacaggaccaaaacgcggccaaagctcggcgttttggtccggacaacagacccgtcagacacccgttggtctttgtctggttaaccggaccaaaacgccgcatTTTGGTCACAGTTCAACACTGCAGAGTGTGCATGTAAGGACAAAAAACACCTTTTAATGGTGACTatctacacacttggtgtgtagatagtttgTCCCATGTAATAAGACTAGGAATTATTTTTTTATCATTCAAATTAATATTGTAACATCTTaagaaaaataaatgaaaatttttatatttttcaagcACAAAACATCTTTTATGTTGATTTCATCTTATTACTGGTCCACATTTCTAACTTAATATTTTTCAACTACAAAACATCTTATATGTTGATTTTGTATTTAGTAATATTGCCTtcaaatatatattttgtaattttcAACTTTTTATATAGTTTTTATTAGAGAGTAACATCGAACTATAGAAGTGTTTAAATCAGATACTTTATATGTTGATTTTGTATTTAGTAATGTTaccttaaatatatattttgtaattttcAACATTTTAAATGGTTTTTATTAGAGAGTAACATCGAACTATAGAATAATAGAAGTGTTCAAATCAACTACTGAATCTTTTTGTTGCGAGTGGACCGGTCTGGTTAGTCCACAAAATTGCTGGCCCGAGTTCTCTAATAGCCCAGTTACACTTATTCAGCTAGACTACTAGACTCGACTCAAGTCGCTATTTTCCTTGCAAAATGaattattaaataaaattttgttttcatgTAGAACTCGAAGCCAATTATTTAGAGATTCTTAATTTGTCATATGTTCAAATAAAACAGAAATGTAAATCCAATAAACAGTTACATTTGGTATAATATATTACATTTGCTAAGAGGCTAAAGGTCTCTCATTTATCCTAGACTCATGCATGCATTAATGATTTATAAGAGAGAGTAAATtacattaatgatttataaaagagtaaattacattttGAGTGTgtgagttcaaaatcaaaagtacaagtgttaaaaattggactcaaaGTGTTATAAAACTAGTAAGGAACCCCGCGCTTCGCGACGGGTTTCATCTATAATAAGAGCAGTTGGTATTCTCGTGTTATTTTTAAACTAATTTGCTAATACAATCAATATACCAATTCACAATGAACAATCGACTACACACAAACGAATTGACCATAGAATAAGCAATTTTGAAGACCACATTTTAACAGAATTTATCAATATAAAGAGTTTGAAATATgatttattttgtattttttaaaagaaaaaagaattTATTAGAAATACGgattgtaagttttttttttaatgaacgGCTCAAATAACATCGAATCCGCATTTGGTGAGACTCTAGCTTTGACCTCAAAGGGAGTAACACCTTAACTCTAATGGCTTTGCCGATTAAACTCAAGACCCACCAAATTACAAGTTAATTATATAAATTGTATCAAACTATTTTAGAACAAATAATTAAATGCCTACCTTCTAGTTATTTTAtgtaataattttatttttatattttttaacagCAAGATAACTTCATTAAGAAATATTACCAGCAAAGAGATGACACAGTCCAAGGCAAGCCACAAAAATTAAAGGGTGgtatttttgtaaatatattgAAATTGGGTGCTTCTTTTTTAAGTTTTTCACAATTTCATAAAAGTATATTAAATTGTGGCATTTTTGCAAATGTTTTGAAATTTGGGACACTTTTGGACCAAGGGTATATAAGTAATATCAAGGTTGGACTAAGGATATAACTGTAATTTCAGGGTTTACTGTAGACAAAATCTAACAATATATAGAGTAATGAACGATTTGTGTAAATCTCACATGATTAGGAAATCTAGCATCAATAAAACCAGTAGGTTGTTCCATGTATACCGTTTCAGAAAGATTGCCATTGAGAAAGGCATTGCGCACATCGAATTGACGCGGAGACCAGCCATAAATAGTAGAAAGCGATAAAACAACACGGACTGTAGAGGCTTTGACAACAGGACTAAAGGTGTCAGAGAAATCAAGTCCTGGAACCTGAGTGAAACCTTGGGCCGCCAAGCGAGCCTTGTATCGATCTATGGAACCATCTGCTTTGTATTTTGTTATGAAAATCCACTTAGATCCAACAATATTTGCACTTGTAGGTCGTGGAACAAGTACCTAAGTGTTGTTAGATTTTAACGCCTGGAGCTCCTCTTCCATTGCCTTCACCCATTTAGAGTGTTTTGCTGCTGATTTGTTACCACGGGGATCATAAGCTGCAAGTAAAGCATGATGTAACGAACCTGAAAATAAAGACAAGTTAGCATAATATTTGGGCTTGAAAATGCCGTTTTTTGATCGAGTACTCATAGGATGAGATGGCATTGGCTCAACAGGAGATCCCTGGGTAAATTGGTGAGAGGTGTTGGGTATGATAGGTGGAGTTAGGTCGGCCGTTGGTGGATTTGAGAGGTGTGGTGGTTGGACCGATTGTGAGGAAGAGGTAGGATGGGTTTGTGGTGGTGATGTGGGAAATGGAATGGGGGCCGAGGATGGTGGGTGGGGTGATGaggtttgggcttgtgtttggacCGTGGAGTAGATATGGATGAGTGGGTTTGTTGGGCCGAGGTGTGAGGATTGGAGAATAATGGAGGAGTGGGAAAGGGTGGATCAGCAGGGCATAAGGAACAAGGAGAGGACTCGTGAGAGGTAGTGGACTCAGAAGTAAGAGGTGAAATAACTGGTGGGGGATTTGGTAAAGAGATAGGTGGAAGCGTTTCATCAAAGTGGAGAAAACCAAGGTGGCCTCATCAATTGGTTTGACATGACCGCTAAAGGGATACGAATCCTCATCGAATTTACCATGCCTTGTAACATAGACGCGATGAGTTTTTTTATCCAAACATCGATAGCCTTTGTATTTAGCATCATGACCAATGAAAATACATTCAGTGCTGTAAGGTGATGGTTTATGTTTagtgatgtgtgtcggtgtatatataatttagatgtataattaagccctttttacacctttagccaagttttaaatttatagaacacgatattcactaacactaaacacacatatgggcaagtgcacccatcgtggacgtagtatagtgttggtaagataccgaggtcgtccaaggacacaagagcttttaataccggtttatcctcaacgtctaatcaaataaaaaaaaagtgagaaaaatgtttttaaactaagaaaataaaaactaactaaatgctgaaaaataaaataaaaataaaaacagatagacaagatgaatcacttggatccgactcgtgtattagtataacctttgattattttcgcacttttgcacttgtttaagagattatcttagttattgtagtaggtccctcttttgaaggcgacgttaccctcaacccagtagtttgagtcagcaaggatacaatcctaaagggttggattattggaagataatgaattaagttattaatgcaaattatggtaggccccgcttttggcggtgacgttacccttggctaagtagtctgagtcagcagggatacagtcctaaatagccgggttatagtattaatagtagttaacttatgagggggtcaaagagtttggatccccgccatccaatacctatgggtattgaaggagatcctactaaatttgacccaggtcccaagcaagacctctaaacgctgaacaagggcaagacccttaccaaaccattcccttaacccccgaccaggtagccaacatacctccatatagaccgtggagatatgaatggtgaaaatcttttattttatatagacagtaaaataatgccaagacaccacggacaaacgataaggaaagatcaccttcaacata
This genomic interval carries:
- the LOC110903059 gene encoding late embryogenesis abundant protein B19.3, producing the protein MAQAQEKRSELDAKAKQGETVVPGGTGGKSLEAQQHLAEGRSKGGQTRKEQVGTEGYQELGSKGGQTRKEQLGTEGYKEMGSKGGEARREEMGSEGYKEMGRKGGLSTTEKSGQERVEEEGIEIDESKYRTKT